One Candidatus Binatia bacterium genomic region harbors:
- a CDS encoding TonB-dependent receptor plug domain-containing protein yields the protein MGLVACMLLAGVPAEAHGPEKLDEPPISVEGIEEIIVTASRQPVTAASSKEINMRDFLLRPHSTTQEIMNNVPGLLVVQHQGGGKAFQYFIRGFDVDHGTDFLLVTDGMPVNLVSQAHGQGWADSNYVIPETLEGIRLFKGPYFAEFGDFAVAGALAFKTKDEFEQNFILAQGGSFGTARGVFGASTDLGWGKLLMSGEGYYTSAWFDDPQNFWRANGLVKLTLEPGPDHRLTISGQMYAADWDASGQIPQRAVESGEVGRFGSLDPTEGGRTSREILNVQYTWEPTEADRLNAQVWGQHYTMDLWSNFTFFRDAGLRFTAPAAGDIVDTCAGWAPDNPVCTPIDPSANYITGDGIYQRDERFLYGSQVTYSHDDEVGTIPYVGQVGVYTRGDFPNLTLDRQVRRQSFFTVNKVKVEEYSFGGFAKAEFFPAWWLRAELGLRGDFFVFDVQNRLRAQPADRNFEPVPIEGHQTDGIVSPKVNVVITPFEEEHTELYFNFGTGFHSNDARAVVRTGRDGLVRATGGETGFRGTWLPGLEVSSALWIMDLDEELVFSGDGGDVDADIDLATGNFVPAGASRRWGVDFYSRYELTDWAYLDYDLAWASPRLKDGSAIPLAPKLYMNGGLSFDYEGLGATFRVRSLGDRPATEDSSIIAPGWTLFDILLRYRWENVELSLALLNVTNESWNESQFAEATCLESEELSGQPCPEVGSLPRQMAAADGVDDLTFSAGMPFAVRAGIQVFF from the coding sequence ATGGGTCTCGTGGCATGCATGCTCCTGGCGGGCGTGCCCGCAGAGGCTCATGGGCCAGAAAAACTTGATGAGCCCCCGATTTCCGTCGAGGGGATTGAGGAAATTATCGTCACCGCTTCGCGGCAGCCGGTCACCGCAGCCTCGTCAAAAGAGATCAATATGCGTGACTTCCTGTTGCGGCCACACTCGACGACGCAGGAGATCATGAACAACGTTCCCGGGTTGTTGGTCGTTCAGCATCAGGGAGGAGGCAAGGCGTTTCAGTACTTCATCCGGGGCTTCGACGTGGACCACGGGACCGACTTTCTGCTGGTGACCGATGGCATGCCGGTCAATCTGGTCTCTCAGGCCCATGGGCAGGGCTGGGCCGACTCGAATTACGTCATCCCCGAGACTCTGGAGGGCATCCGGCTCTTCAAGGGGCCCTATTTCGCGGAGTTCGGGGACTTCGCTGTCGCTGGTGCGCTGGCCTTCAAGACGAAGGACGAGTTCGAACAGAACTTCATCCTCGCCCAAGGCGGTTCCTTCGGTACTGCTCGCGGCGTATTTGGCGCCTCTACCGATCTCGGTTGGGGAAAGTTGCTGATGTCCGGCGAGGGCTATTACACCAGCGCCTGGTTCGATGATCCGCAGAACTTCTGGCGTGCAAATGGCCTTGTGAAGCTGACCCTCGAGCCCGGACCTGATCACCGGCTCACGATCTCCGGGCAGATGTACGCTGCTGATTGGGACGCGTCGGGCCAGATCCCTCAACGTGCTGTCGAATCGGGCGAGGTTGGACGCTTTGGCTCGTTGGACCCCACAGAGGGCGGGCGCACAAGCCGCGAAATCTTGAACGTACAATACACCTGGGAGCCAACCGAGGCCGATCGCCTCAACGCGCAGGTCTGGGGGCAGCACTACACCATGGACCTGTGGTCGAATTTCACATTCTTCCGCGACGCAGGCCTGCGCTTTACCGCTCCGGCAGCAGGAGATATCGTCGATACCTGCGCTGGCTGGGCCCCGGACAACCCGGTGTGCACTCCGATCGATCCGTCGGCGAATTACATCACGGGCGACGGGATCTACCAGCGGGATGAACGCTTCCTTTACGGTAGTCAGGTGACCTACTCGCACGACGACGAGGTCGGCACGATTCCCTATGTCGGCCAGGTTGGCGTTTATACCCGTGGAGATTTTCCCAATCTCACTCTGGACCGCCAGGTACGCCGCCAGAGCTTCTTTACCGTCAACAAGGTCAAGGTCGAGGAGTATTCCTTCGGCGGCTTTGCCAAGGCGGAGTTCTTTCCGGCCTGGTGGCTTCGAGCGGAGCTCGGCCTGCGCGGGGACTTTTTCGTCTTCGACGTCCAGAACCGACTGAGGGCGCAGCCTGCTGACCGGAACTTCGAGCCGGTGCCCATCGAGGGGCATCAGACCGACGGCATCGTCAGCCCCAAGGTGAACGTCGTCATCACGCCCTTCGAGGAGGAGCATACCGAGCTGTACTTCAATTTCGGGACGGGTTTTCACTCCAATGATGCGCGGGCTGTGGTGCGCACGGGTCGCGACGGTCTGGTGCGGGCGACCGGCGGCGAGACCGGGTTTCGCGGGACCTGGCTGCCGGGGCTCGAGGTCTCGTCGGCCTTGTGGATCATGGACCTGGACGAGGAGTTGGTTTTCTCGGGGGATGGTGGCGACGTGGATGCAGATATCGATCTCGCCACCGGGAACTTCGTCCCGGCAGGTGCGTCGCGGCGGTGGGGAGTCGATTTTTACAGCCGATACGAACTTACCGACTGGGCCTATCTGGATTACGATCTCGCGTGGGCGTCGCCTCGTTTGAAAGACGGCAGCGCCATTCCGCTTGCTCCGAAGCTCTACATGAACGGCGGCCTCTCGTTCGACTACGAGGGATTGGGTGCGACCTTCCGCGTCCGCAGCCTCGGAGATCGCCCGGCCACTGAAGACTCCAGTATCATCGCCCCCGGCTGGACCCTGTTCGACATTCTTCTTCGGTATCGATGGGAGAATGTCGAACTGTCACTTGCTCTGCTGAACGTGACCAACGAGAGCTGGAACGAGTCCCAGTTCGCCGAGGCGACCTGCCTGGAAAGCGAGGAGTTGTCCGGACAGCCGTGCCCCGAGGTGGGGAGCCTGCCGCGACAGATGGCTGCGGCGGATGGCGTCGACGATCTTACCTTCTCTGCCGGGATGCCCTTCGCGGTCCGAGCCGGCATTCAGGTTTTCTTCTGA